The following are encoded together in the Girardinichthys multiradiatus isolate DD_20200921_A chromosome X, DD_fGirMul_XY1, whole genome shotgun sequence genome:
- the LOC124862833 gene encoding serine/threonine-protein phosphatase alpha-2 isoform-like: MAEPDKLNIDSIIQRLLEVKGSRPGKNVQLTENEIRGLCLKSREIFLSQPILLELEAPLKICGDVHGQYYDLLRLFEYGGFPPESNYLFLGDYVDRGKQSLETICLLLAYKIKYPENFFLLRGNHECASINRIYGFYDECKRRYNIKLWKTFTDCFNCLPVAAIVDEKIFCCHGGLSPDLQSMEQIRRVMRPTDVPDQGLLCDLLWADPDKDVLGWGENDRGVSFTFGADVVAKFLHKHDMDLICRAHQVVEDGYEFFAKRQLVTLFSAPNYCGEFDNAGAMMSVDETLMCSFQILKPADKKLYPYGGGGGGVGLGRPITPPRNAAKSAKAKK; the protein is encoded by the exons atggCGGAGCCGGACAAATTAAACATCGACTCTATTATTCAGCGTCTGTTGGAAG TCAAGGGCTCTCGGCCAGGGAAGAATGTTCAGCTAACAGAGAACGAGATCCGTGGCCTTTGCCTCAAGTCCAGGGAGATCTTCCTGAGCCAGCCAATCCTGCTTGAATTAGAGGCCCCTTTAAAAATATGTG GTGATGTGCATGGTCAGTACTATGATCTGCTCCGACTTTTTGAATATGGAGGCTTCCCTCCAGAGAGCAACTACCTGTTTCTGGGTGACTATGTAGACAGAGGGAAGCAGTCGCTGGAGACCATCTGTCTGCTTCTAGCCTATAAGATCAAATACCCCGAGAACTTCTTCCTGCTGCGCGGCAACCACGAGTGCGCCTCCATTAATCGAATCTACGGCTTTTATGATGAGT GTAAGCGACGGTATAACATTAAGCTGTGGAAGACCTTTACAGACTGCTTCAACTGTTTACCTGTGGCTGCTATTGTAGATGAGAAGATTTTCTGCTGTCATGGAG GTCTCTCTCCAGATCTTCAGTCGATGGAGCAGATCCGCAGAGTCATGCGGCCCACAGATGTGCCCGACCAGGGTCTGCTGTGTGACCTGCTGTGGGCCGATCCAGACAAAGACGTGCTGGGCTGGGGGGAAAACGATCGTGGGGTCTCCTTCACGTTCGGGGCAGATGTAGTGGCCAAATTTTTGCACAAACATGACATGGACCTAATATGCAGGGCACATCAG GTGGTTGAGGACGGTTACGAGTTTTTTGCAAAGAGGCAACTCGTCACTCTTTTCTCAGCTCCCAACTACTGTGGAGAGTTTGACAACGCTGGCGCCATGATGAGCGTGGATGAGACCCTCATGTGTTCCTTCCAG ATTTTGAAGCCAGCGGATAAGAAATTGTATCCTTATGGCGGCGGCGGCGGAGGTGTGGGATTGGGAAGACCCATCACTCCTCCACGGAATGCAGCCAAGTCTGCCAAGGCCAAGAAATAA